One Cynocephalus volans isolate mCynVol1 chromosome 5, mCynVol1.pri, whole genome shotgun sequence DNA window includes the following coding sequences:
- the MED23 gene encoding mediator of RNA polymerase II transcription subunit 23 isoform X2, which translates to MVQMETQLQSIFEEVVKTEVIEEAFPGMFMDTPEDEKTKLISCLAAFRQFWGGLSQESHEQCIQWIVKFIHGQHSPKRISFLYDCLAMAVETGLLPPRMVCESLINSDTLEWERTQLWALTFKLVRKIIGGVDYKGVRDLLKVILEKILTIPNTVSSAVVQQLLVAREVIAYILERNACLLPAYFAVTEIRKLYPEGKLPHWLLGNLVSDFVDTFRPTARINSICGRCSLLPVVNNSGAICNSWKLDPATLRFPLKGLLPYDKDLFEPQTALLRYVLEQPYSRDMVCNMLGLNKQHKQRCPVLEDQLVDLVVYAMERSETEEKFDDGGTSQLLWQHLSSQLIFFVLFQFASFPHMVLSLHQKLAGRGLIKGRDHLMWVLLQFISGSIQKNALADFLPVMKLFDLLYPEKEFIPVPDINKPQSTHAFAMTCIWIHLNRKAQNDNSKLQIPIPHSLKLHHEFLQQSLRNKSLQMNDYKIALLCNAYSTNSECFTLPMGALVETIYGNGIMRIPLPGTSCLASGSITPLPMNLLDSLTVHAKMSLIHSIATRVIKLAHAKSSVALAPALVETYSRLLVYMEIESLGIKGFISQLLPTVFKSHAWGILHTLLEMFSYRMHHIQPHYRVQLLSHLHTLAAVAQTNQNQLHLCVESTALRLITALGSSEVQPQFTRFLSDPKTVLSAESEELNRALILTLARATHVTDFFTGSDSIQGTWCKDILQTIMSFTPHNWASHTLSCFPGPLQAFFKQNNVPQESRFNLKKNVEEEYRKWKSMTNENEIITHFSTQGSSPLFLCLLWKMLLDTDHINQIGYRVLERIGARALVAHVRTFADFLVYEFSTSAGGQQLNKCIEILNDMVWKYNIVTLDRLILCLAMRSHEGNEAQVCYFIIQLLLLKPNDFRNRVSDFVKENSPEHWLQNDWHTKHMNYHKKYPEKLYFEGLAEQVDPPIQIQSPYLPIYFGNVCLRFLPVFDIVIHRFLELLPVSKSLETLLDHLGGLYKFHDRPVTYLYNTLHYYEMHLRERAYLKRKLVHAIIGSLKDNRPQGWCLSDTYLKCAMNAREDNVWVPDDSYYCRLIGRLVDTMAGKSPGPFPNCDWRFNEFPNPAAHALHVTCVELMALAVSGKDVGNALLNVVLKSQPLVPRENITAWMNAIGLIITALPEPYWIVLHDRIVSVISSPSLTSETEWVGYPFRLFDFTACHQSYSEMSCSYTLALAHAVWHHSSIGQLSLIPKFLTEVLLPIVKTEFQLLYVYHLVGPFLQRFQQERTRCMIEIGVAFYDMLLNVDQCSAHLNYMDPICDFLYHMKYMFTGDSVKEQVEKIICNLKPALKLRLRFITHISKMEPAAVPPQAINSGSPAPQSNQVPVSLPVTQ; encoded by the exons GAGTCTCATGAACAGTGCATCCAGTGgattgttaaatttattcatggCCAGCATAGTCctaaaagaatttcttttctttatgactGCTTAGCAATGGCGGTCGAAACTGGTCTCCTTCCACCCAG GATGGTTTGTGAATCCCTGATAAACTCTGACACTCTTGAATGGGAAAGAACACAGCTTTGGGCCTTAACATTTAAACTGGTTCGGAAAATAATTGGGGGAGTGGATTACaag ggTGTTCGAGATCTCTTAAAAGTGATTTTGGAGAAAATCTTGACAATTCCTAATACAGTGAGCTCTGCTGTTGTACAGCAGCTTCTGGTAGCAAGAGAG gttATAGCATATATATTGGAAAGAAATGCCTGCTTATTGCCAGCCTATTTTGCAGTAACAGAGATCAGAAAACTATATCCCGAAGGAAAACTTCCACACTGG ttacTTGGAAACCTAGTATCAGACTTTGTGGATACCTTCAGGCCCACAGCAAGGATAAACTCCATTTGTG GCCGTTGCAGTCTTTTGCCAGTTGTTAATAACTCAGGTGCCATTTGTAATTCATGGAAATTGGATCCTGCAACTCTTCGTTTTCCTTTGAAAGGCCTTTTGCCATATGATAAG gatCTGTTTGAACCACAGACTGCTTTGTTGAGATATGTATTGGAGCAGCCTTATTCCAGGGATATGGTCTGCAATATGCTAGGTTTAAATAAGCAG CACAAGCAGCGCTGCCCTGTGCTGGAGGACCAGTTGGTGGATCTGGTGGTTTATGCCATGGAGCGATCTGAGACCGAGGAGAAGTTTGATGATGGGGGAACAAGCCAACTCCTGTGGCAGCATCTCTCAAGTCAGCtcattttctttgtgcttttccagTTTGCAAGTTTTCCACATATGGTCCTTTCTCTTCATCAGAAG cTAGCAGGGCGAGGACTGATTAAAGGCAGAGATCATCTGATGTGGGTTCTCCTGCAATTCATTTCTGGAAGTATTCAGAAAAATGCACTAGCTGATTTTCTCCCTGTTATGAAACTCTTTGATTTGCTGTACCCAGAAAAAGAA TTCATTCCAGTTCCTGATATTAACAAACCCCAATCAACTCATGCCTTTGCAATGACTTGTATTTGGATTCATCTCAATAGAAAAGCTCAAAATGACAACTCCAAGCTACAAATTCCAATACCTCATTCCTTAAAGCTTCATCATGA GTTCCTACAGCAGAGTCTGAGAAATAAAAGTCTGCAGATGAATGACTATAAGATTGCCCTGTTGTGTAATGCATACTCTACAAATTCAGAATGTTTTACATTACCCATGGGAGCTCTGGTAGAAACTATTTATGGAAATGGAATTATGAGGATCCCTCTCCCTGGAACGAGCTGTTTGGCTTCAGGATCGATTACTCCCTTACCAATGAACCTCCTGGATTCACTGACAGTTCATGCCAAAATGAG CCTTATTCACAGCATTGCAACCAGAGTGATAAAACTTGCTCATGCAAAGTCCAGTGTGGCTTTGGCTCCAGCCCTAGTGGAAACTTACAGTCGTTTATTGGTCTAcatggaaatagagtctttgggCATCAAAGGATTTATCA GTCAGCTTTTGCCAACTGTTTTTAAGTCTCACGCATGGGGGATCTTACACACACTACTCGAGATGTTCAGCTACCGGATGCACCACATTCAGCCTCATTACAGAGTCCAGCTCCTGAGTCATCTTCACACTTTGGCTGCAGTCGCACAAACAAACCAGAACCAGCTGCATCTTTG TGTTGAGAGCACTGCACTCAGGCTTATAACGGCATTAGGTAGCTCGGAGGTGCAGCCGCAGTTTACACGCTTTCTTAGTGATCCCAAAACAGTGCTGTCAGCAGAATCTGAAGAACTAAACCGCGCCTTGATATTGACCTTAGCTAGAGCAACTCATGTAACAG atttttttacAGGGTCTGATTCAATTCAGGGAACTTGGTGTAAAGACATACTTCAGACCATCATGAGTTTTACACCTCATAATTGGGCTTCACACACCCTCAGCTGTTTTCCAGGCCCTCTACAG GCATTCTTCAAACAAAATAATGTACCTCAAGAAAGCCgttttaatctgaaaaaaaacGTGGAGGAGGAGTATAGGAAGTGGAAGTCCATGACAAACGAAAATGAGATCATTACCCACTTCTCTACACAGggctcctctcctctcttcctttgccTTCTCTGGAAAATGCTCTTGGACACAGATCATATTAATCAGATTGGCTATAG AGTATTAGAGAGAATTGGAGCCAGGGCCTTGGTAGCCCATGTGAGAACATTTGCAGATTTCCTGGTGTATGAGTTCTCTACATCAGCTGGGGGTCAGCAACTCAATAAATGCATTGAAATTCTTAATGACATGGTATGGAAGTACAACATTGTTACATTGGACAGATTAATTCTCTGCCTG GCCATGCGTAGTCATGAAGGAAATGAAGCCCAGGTTTGTTATTTCATAATTCAGTTGCTGTTGCTCAAACCAAATGATTTTAGAAATCGAGTAAGTGACTTTGTGAAAGAAAATTCCCCAGAGCACTGGCTACAGAACGACTGGCACACCAAGCATATGAACTATCACAAG AAATATCCAGAGAAGCTGTATTTTGAGGGCCTGGCAGAACAGGTTGATCCTCCCATACAGATCCAGTCCCCCTATCTGCCCATCTATTTTGGAAATGTGTGTCTCCGATTCCTTCCAGTGTTTGATATAGTAATCCACAGATTTTTAGAGTTGCTTCCAGTATCCAAATCATTGGAGACTCTACTGGATCACTTAGGAGGCTTATATAAATTTCATG ATCGTCCAGTCACTTATCTGTATAATACTCTGCACTATTATGAAATGCACCTGAGAGAGCGTGCATATCTCAAACGAAAGCTTGTCCATGCGATCATTGGCTCACTCAAGGATAATCGACCGCAGGGCTGGTGTCTAAGTGACACTTACCTGAAGTGCGCTATGAATGCACGGGAGGACAATGTTTGGGTCCCAGATGACTCCTACTATTGCAGATTGATTGGCAGACTAGTAGATA CAATGGCTGGCAAATCTCCTGGTCCTTTCCCAAACTGTGACTGGAGATTTAATGAGTTTCCCAACCCAGCTGCTCACGCTCTGCACGTTACTTGTGTGGAGCTCATGGCCTTGGCAGTTTCAGGCAAAGATGTCGGGAATGCCCTTCTAAATGTTGTCTTGAAAAG TCAGCCTTTAGTGCCAAGAGAGAACATTACAGCATGGATGAATGCAATTGGTTTGATCATCACTGCCCTACCA GAGCCATATTGGATTGTGCTTCATGATCGAATTGTGAGTGTTATCAGCAGTCCCAGCTTGACATCTGAAACAGAGTGGGTTGGCTATCCATTCCGCCTCTTTGATTTCACTGCTTGTCATCAGTCTTACTCTGAGATGAGCTGTAGCTATACGTTAGCTCTAGCACATGCCGTGTGGCACCATTCTAGCATTGGGCAACTTTCTCTCATTCCAAA GTTTCTTACTGAAGTACTTCTTCCCATAGTGAAGACTGAATTCCAGTTGCTTTACGTATACCATCTTGTGGGACCATTTTTACAAAGATTTCAGCAGGAGAGAACTCGATGTATGATAGAG ATTGGTGTAGCATTTTATGACATGCTACTGAATGTAGACCAGTGTAGCGCCCACTTAAATTACATGGATCCCATCTGTGACTTCCTATATCATATGAAGTATATGTTTACTGGTGACAGCGTAAAAGAACAA gTAGAGAAGATTATCTGTAATTTAAAACCAGCTTTAAAACTTCGTCTTCGATTCATCACACACATTAGCAAGATGGAACCAGCTGCAGTGCCTCCACAAGCCATAAACAGTGGGTCTCCAGCCCCGCAGTCTAATCAGGTGCCAGTGTCCTTACCAGTAACTCAGTGA
- the MED23 gene encoding mediator of RNA polymerase II transcription subunit 23 isoform X1: MVQMETQLQSIFEEVVKTEVIEEAFPGMFMDTPEDEKTKLISCLAAFRQFWGGLSQESHEQCIQWIVKFIHGQHSPKRISFLYDCLAMAVETGLLPPRMVCESLINSDTLEWERTQLWALTFKLVRKIIGGVDYKGVRDLLKVILEKILTIPNTVSSAVVQQLLVAREVIAYILERNACLLPAYFAVTEIRKLYPEGKLPHWLLGNLVSDFVDTFRPTARINSICGRCSLLPVVNNSGAICNSWKLDPATLRFPLKGLLPYDKDLFEPQTALLRYVLEQPYSRDMVCNMLGLNKQTLNIAQHKQRCPVLEDQLVDLVVYAMERSETEEKFDDGGTSQLLWQHLSSQLIFFVLFQFASFPHMVLSLHQKLAGRGLIKGRDHLMWVLLQFISGSIQKNALADFLPVMKLFDLLYPEKEFIPVPDINKPQSTHAFAMTCIWIHLNRKAQNDNSKLQIPIPHSLKLHHEFLQQSLRNKSLQMNDYKIALLCNAYSTNSECFTLPMGALVETIYGNGIMRIPLPGTSCLASGSITPLPMNLLDSLTVHAKMSLIHSIATRVIKLAHAKSSVALAPALVETYSRLLVYMEIESLGIKGFISQLLPTVFKSHAWGILHTLLEMFSYRMHHIQPHYRVQLLSHLHTLAAVAQTNQNQLHLCVESTALRLITALGSSEVQPQFTRFLSDPKTVLSAESEELNRALILTLARATHVTDFFTGSDSIQGTWCKDILQTIMSFTPHNWASHTLSCFPGPLQAFFKQNNVPQESRFNLKKNVEEEYRKWKSMTNENEIITHFSTQGSSPLFLCLLWKMLLDTDHINQIGYRVLERIGARALVAHVRTFADFLVYEFSTSAGGQQLNKCIEILNDMVWKYNIVTLDRLILCLAMRSHEGNEAQVCYFIIQLLLLKPNDFRNRVSDFVKENSPEHWLQNDWHTKHMNYHKKYPEKLYFEGLAEQVDPPIQIQSPYLPIYFGNVCLRFLPVFDIVIHRFLELLPVSKSLETLLDHLGGLYKFHDRPVTYLYNTLHYYEMHLRERAYLKRKLVHAIIGSLKDNRPQGWCLSDTYLKCAMNAREDNVWVPDDSYYCRLIGRLVDTMAGKSPGPFPNCDWRFNEFPNPAAHALHVTCVELMALAVSGKDVGNALLNVVLKSQPLVPRENITAWMNAIGLIITALPEPYWIVLHDRIVSVISSPSLTSETEWVGYPFRLFDFTACHQSYSEMSCSYTLALAHAVWHHSSIGQLSLIPKFLTEVLLPIVKTEFQLLYVYHLVGPFLQRFQQERTRCMIEIGVAFYDMLLNVDQCSAHLNYMDPICDFLYHMKYMFTGDSVKEQVEKIICNLKPALKLRLRFITHISKMEPAAVPPQAINSGSPAPQSNQVPVSLPVTQ, encoded by the exons GAGTCTCATGAACAGTGCATCCAGTGgattgttaaatttattcatggCCAGCATAGTCctaaaagaatttcttttctttatgactGCTTAGCAATGGCGGTCGAAACTGGTCTCCTTCCACCCAG GATGGTTTGTGAATCCCTGATAAACTCTGACACTCTTGAATGGGAAAGAACACAGCTTTGGGCCTTAACATTTAAACTGGTTCGGAAAATAATTGGGGGAGTGGATTACaag ggTGTTCGAGATCTCTTAAAAGTGATTTTGGAGAAAATCTTGACAATTCCTAATACAGTGAGCTCTGCTGTTGTACAGCAGCTTCTGGTAGCAAGAGAG gttATAGCATATATATTGGAAAGAAATGCCTGCTTATTGCCAGCCTATTTTGCAGTAACAGAGATCAGAAAACTATATCCCGAAGGAAAACTTCCACACTGG ttacTTGGAAACCTAGTATCAGACTTTGTGGATACCTTCAGGCCCACAGCAAGGATAAACTCCATTTGTG GCCGTTGCAGTCTTTTGCCAGTTGTTAATAACTCAGGTGCCATTTGTAATTCATGGAAATTGGATCCTGCAACTCTTCGTTTTCCTTTGAAAGGCCTTTTGCCATATGATAAG gatCTGTTTGAACCACAGACTGCTTTGTTGAGATATGTATTGGAGCAGCCTTATTCCAGGGATATGGTCTGCAATATGCTAGGTTTAAATAAGCAG ACCTTGAACATTGCTCAG CACAAGCAGCGCTGCCCTGTGCTGGAGGACCAGTTGGTGGATCTGGTGGTTTATGCCATGGAGCGATCTGAGACCGAGGAGAAGTTTGATGATGGGGGAACAAGCCAACTCCTGTGGCAGCATCTCTCAAGTCAGCtcattttctttgtgcttttccagTTTGCAAGTTTTCCACATATGGTCCTTTCTCTTCATCAGAAG cTAGCAGGGCGAGGACTGATTAAAGGCAGAGATCATCTGATGTGGGTTCTCCTGCAATTCATTTCTGGAAGTATTCAGAAAAATGCACTAGCTGATTTTCTCCCTGTTATGAAACTCTTTGATTTGCTGTACCCAGAAAAAGAA TTCATTCCAGTTCCTGATATTAACAAACCCCAATCAACTCATGCCTTTGCAATGACTTGTATTTGGATTCATCTCAATAGAAAAGCTCAAAATGACAACTCCAAGCTACAAATTCCAATACCTCATTCCTTAAAGCTTCATCATGA GTTCCTACAGCAGAGTCTGAGAAATAAAAGTCTGCAGATGAATGACTATAAGATTGCCCTGTTGTGTAATGCATACTCTACAAATTCAGAATGTTTTACATTACCCATGGGAGCTCTGGTAGAAACTATTTATGGAAATGGAATTATGAGGATCCCTCTCCCTGGAACGAGCTGTTTGGCTTCAGGATCGATTACTCCCTTACCAATGAACCTCCTGGATTCACTGACAGTTCATGCCAAAATGAG CCTTATTCACAGCATTGCAACCAGAGTGATAAAACTTGCTCATGCAAAGTCCAGTGTGGCTTTGGCTCCAGCCCTAGTGGAAACTTACAGTCGTTTATTGGTCTAcatggaaatagagtctttgggCATCAAAGGATTTATCA GTCAGCTTTTGCCAACTGTTTTTAAGTCTCACGCATGGGGGATCTTACACACACTACTCGAGATGTTCAGCTACCGGATGCACCACATTCAGCCTCATTACAGAGTCCAGCTCCTGAGTCATCTTCACACTTTGGCTGCAGTCGCACAAACAAACCAGAACCAGCTGCATCTTTG TGTTGAGAGCACTGCACTCAGGCTTATAACGGCATTAGGTAGCTCGGAGGTGCAGCCGCAGTTTACACGCTTTCTTAGTGATCCCAAAACAGTGCTGTCAGCAGAATCTGAAGAACTAAACCGCGCCTTGATATTGACCTTAGCTAGAGCAACTCATGTAACAG atttttttacAGGGTCTGATTCAATTCAGGGAACTTGGTGTAAAGACATACTTCAGACCATCATGAGTTTTACACCTCATAATTGGGCTTCACACACCCTCAGCTGTTTTCCAGGCCCTCTACAG GCATTCTTCAAACAAAATAATGTACCTCAAGAAAGCCgttttaatctgaaaaaaaacGTGGAGGAGGAGTATAGGAAGTGGAAGTCCATGACAAACGAAAATGAGATCATTACCCACTTCTCTACACAGggctcctctcctctcttcctttgccTTCTCTGGAAAATGCTCTTGGACACAGATCATATTAATCAGATTGGCTATAG AGTATTAGAGAGAATTGGAGCCAGGGCCTTGGTAGCCCATGTGAGAACATTTGCAGATTTCCTGGTGTATGAGTTCTCTACATCAGCTGGGGGTCAGCAACTCAATAAATGCATTGAAATTCTTAATGACATGGTATGGAAGTACAACATTGTTACATTGGACAGATTAATTCTCTGCCTG GCCATGCGTAGTCATGAAGGAAATGAAGCCCAGGTTTGTTATTTCATAATTCAGTTGCTGTTGCTCAAACCAAATGATTTTAGAAATCGAGTAAGTGACTTTGTGAAAGAAAATTCCCCAGAGCACTGGCTACAGAACGACTGGCACACCAAGCATATGAACTATCACAAG AAATATCCAGAGAAGCTGTATTTTGAGGGCCTGGCAGAACAGGTTGATCCTCCCATACAGATCCAGTCCCCCTATCTGCCCATCTATTTTGGAAATGTGTGTCTCCGATTCCTTCCAGTGTTTGATATAGTAATCCACAGATTTTTAGAGTTGCTTCCAGTATCCAAATCATTGGAGACTCTACTGGATCACTTAGGAGGCTTATATAAATTTCATG ATCGTCCAGTCACTTATCTGTATAATACTCTGCACTATTATGAAATGCACCTGAGAGAGCGTGCATATCTCAAACGAAAGCTTGTCCATGCGATCATTGGCTCACTCAAGGATAATCGACCGCAGGGCTGGTGTCTAAGTGACACTTACCTGAAGTGCGCTATGAATGCACGGGAGGACAATGTTTGGGTCCCAGATGACTCCTACTATTGCAGATTGATTGGCAGACTAGTAGATA CAATGGCTGGCAAATCTCCTGGTCCTTTCCCAAACTGTGACTGGAGATTTAATGAGTTTCCCAACCCAGCTGCTCACGCTCTGCACGTTACTTGTGTGGAGCTCATGGCCTTGGCAGTTTCAGGCAAAGATGTCGGGAATGCCCTTCTAAATGTTGTCTTGAAAAG TCAGCCTTTAGTGCCAAGAGAGAACATTACAGCATGGATGAATGCAATTGGTTTGATCATCACTGCCCTACCA GAGCCATATTGGATTGTGCTTCATGATCGAATTGTGAGTGTTATCAGCAGTCCCAGCTTGACATCTGAAACAGAGTGGGTTGGCTATCCATTCCGCCTCTTTGATTTCACTGCTTGTCATCAGTCTTACTCTGAGATGAGCTGTAGCTATACGTTAGCTCTAGCACATGCCGTGTGGCACCATTCTAGCATTGGGCAACTTTCTCTCATTCCAAA GTTTCTTACTGAAGTACTTCTTCCCATAGTGAAGACTGAATTCCAGTTGCTTTACGTATACCATCTTGTGGGACCATTTTTACAAAGATTTCAGCAGGAGAGAACTCGATGTATGATAGAG ATTGGTGTAGCATTTTATGACATGCTACTGAATGTAGACCAGTGTAGCGCCCACTTAAATTACATGGATCCCATCTGTGACTTCCTATATCATATGAAGTATATGTTTACTGGTGACAGCGTAAAAGAACAA gTAGAGAAGATTATCTGTAATTTAAAACCAGCTTTAAAACTTCGTCTTCGATTCATCACACACATTAGCAAGATGGAACCAGCTGCAGTGCCTCCACAAGCCATAAACAGTGGGTCTCCAGCCCCGCAGTCTAATCAGGTGCCAGTGTCCTTACCAGTAACTCAGTGA